One window of Methanobacterium sp. genomic DNA carries:
- the katG gene encoding catalase/peroxidase HPI, giving the protein MDDESQKGVKSGTTNIDWWPNQLNLDILRQHSEKSNPMDEDFNYAEEFKSLDLEAVKNDLHELMTQSQDWWPADFGHYGPLFIRMAWHSAGTYRISDGRGGGGNANQRFPPLSSWPDNANLDKPRRLLWPIKQKYGRKISWADLMILAGNVALESMGFATFGFGGGREDIWEPEKDVYWGSEKEWLTDQRHTGERDLENPLAALEMGLIYVNPEGPNGEPDPIAAAHDIRESFARMAMNDEETVALIAGGHAFGKTHGAGDSALVGPEPEAAPIEEQGLGWKSSFGTGKGNDTITGGPEVIWTNTPTQWDNNFFRILFEFEWELTQSPAGAYQWRPRGDSGKNTVPDPHDPSKRRTPGMLTTDLSLRLDPVYEKISRRFYENPDELKDAFARAWFKLTHRDMGPKARYLGPEVPDEDLIWQDPIPAVNHELINEEDITTLKEWILASDLSVRELISTAWASASTFRGSDKRGGANGARIRLEPQKDWEVNQPDQLAKVLKTLEGIQSEFNQAQSGDKKVSLADLIVLAGCAGVEEAAKNAGYTIRVPFTPGRMDALQDQTDVDSFAVLEPFADGFRNYQKAQSTLRAEELLVDKAQLLTLTAPEMTVLIGGLRVLDANFDGSSHGVFTQKPEMLTNDFFVNLLDMQTEWKQSKEDENVFEGHDRATGELKWTSTRCDLIFGSNPELRALAEFYACEDSQEKFLHDFIKAWDKVMNLDRFDRV; this is encoded by the coding sequence ATGGATGATGAAAGCCAAAAAGGTGTTAAAAGTGGCACGACGAACATTGATTGGTGGCCAAACCAGTTGAATCTTGACATCCTGCGCCAGCATTCTGAAAAGTCCAATCCAATGGATGAGGATTTCAACTATGCCGAAGAATTCAAGAGCCTAGACTTAGAGGCCGTGAAAAATGACCTCCATGAACTCATGACCCAGTCACAGGACTGGTGGCCGGCGGATTTTGGCCACTATGGGCCTTTATTCATCCGTATGGCGTGGCACAGCGCCGGCACATACCGTATCAGCGATGGCCGTGGAGGTGGGGGCAACGCTAACCAGCGATTTCCACCTCTCTCTAGCTGGCCTGACAACGCCAATCTCGACAAGCCTCGCCGGCTGCTCTGGCCTATCAAGCAGAAATACGGTCGGAAAATTTCCTGGGCCGACCTGATGATTCTCGCAGGCAATGTCGCCCTGGAATCCATGGGGTTTGCGACCTTCGGTTTTGGTGGGGGGCGTGAGGACATCTGGGAACCAGAGAAGGACGTATACTGGGGTTCTGAGAAAGAGTGGCTTACAGATCAGCGTCATACCGGTGAACGTGACCTCGAAAATCCCCTTGCCGCCCTGGAGATGGGTTTGATCTATGTGAACCCGGAAGGCCCCAACGGCGAGCCAGACCCCATAGCAGCAGCACATGATATCCGGGAGAGTTTCGCCCGCATGGCAATGAACGACGAGGAAACAGTGGCCCTCATTGCAGGTGGCCACGCCTTCGGCAAAACCCACGGTGCTGGTGACTCGGCACTGGTGGGCCCGGAGCCGGAAGCTGCTCCAATCGAGGAACAGGGTCTGGGTTGGAAGAGTAGCTTCGGCACTGGTAAAGGTAACGACACCATTACCGGCGGCCCGGAAGTTATCTGGACCAACACACCCACCCAGTGGGACAATAACTTCTTCAGGATATTATTCGAATTCGAATGGGAGCTGACCCAGAGCCCAGCTGGCGCCTACCAGTGGAGGCCGAGGGGTGACTCAGGCAAAAATACCGTGCCTGATCCCCACGACCCATCAAAACGTCGCACCCCAGGCATGCTAACCACTGACCTCTCTTTAAGGTTAGACCCGGTCTACGAGAAGATTTCAAGACGCTTCTATGAGAACCCTGACGAGCTTAAAGACGCGTTTGCCCGGGCATGGTTCAAGCTAACCCACCGTGACATGGGCCCCAAGGCACGTTATCTCGGCCCGGAGGTACCAGACGAGGATCTCATCTGGCAGGACCCTATCCCTGCAGTCAATCACGAATTAATCAATGAAGAAGACATCACCACCCTTAAGGAATGGATACTGGCTTCAGATCTATCAGTCAGAGAACTGATTTCCACTGCCTGGGCCTCAGCATCCACATTCCGAGGCTCCGACAAACGTGGCGGTGCCAATGGTGCTCGTATTCGCCTGGAACCCCAGAAGGATTGGGAAGTCAACCAACCCGACCAGCTAGCCAAAGTGCTCAAGACACTGGAAGGTATCCAGAGTGAATTTAACCAGGCCCAATCCGGTGACAAGAAGGTCTCCCTGGCTGATCTCATTGTTCTGGCAGGTTGTGCTGGTGTTGAAGAGGCGGCGAAAAATGCAGGATATACTATAAGAGTGCCCTTCACACCGGGACGCATGGATGCCCTGCAGGATCAGACTGATGTGGACTCATTCGCCGTGCTCGAACCCTTCGCAGACGGGTTCCGCAACTATCAAAAAGCTCAAAGCACACTTAGAGCCGAAGAGTTGCTGGTGGACAAAGCACAACTGTTGACATTGACCGCTCCTGAGATGACGGTCTTAATTGGTGGTTTACGTGTCCTCGATGCCAATTTTGACGGGTCCTCCCATGGTGTCTTCACCCAAAAGCCTGAGATGCTTACCAATGATTTCTTCGTGAACTTGCTTGATATGCAAACCGAATGGAAACAATCAAAAGAAGACGAAAATGTTTTCGAGGGGCATGACCGAGCAACCGGCGAACTCAAGTGGACCAGCACACGTTGCGACCTCATCTTCGGTTCAAACCCCGAACTCCGGGCATTGGCAGAATTCTACGCATGCGAAGACTCCCAAGAAAAGTTCCTGCACGACTTTATAAAGGCGTGGGACAAGGTCATGAACCTGGACCGGTTCGACCGGGTCTGA
- a CDS encoding nucleotidyltransferase domain-containing protein, which translates to MKNNTIKIITELLEKGCQKTSIKDLSRDLNLNYSNVHTIVKKLHNSNLVSLKKYGGAYECLLLKKVDPLIFHAEYLRCQNLLEKNKDLKVLHLKLKSLKFPFIALIFGSHAKGTASKSSDIDLMIISESEREKEFEKMMNILALDIHLVTFNFEEFLSMAKNKEFSVVSEALKSNIILLGIEDYYRVLEDVGC; encoded by the coding sequence ATGAAAAATAATACAATTAAAATTATCACGGAATTGTTAGAGAAAGGCTGCCAAAAAACAAGCATTAAGGATTTATCACGGGATTTGAATTTGAATTATTCAAATGTTCACACCATAGTGAAAAAACTCCATAATTCTAACTTGGTTTCATTGAAGAAATATGGTGGGGCTTATGAATGTCTACTTTTGAAAAAAGTCGATCCATTAATATTTCATGCAGAATATTTACGTTGTCAGAATCTTTTAGAGAAAAATAAAGATCTTAAAGTTTTACATTTAAAATTAAAGTCATTAAAATTCCCTTTCATCGCTTTAATATTTGGTTCTCATGCCAAGGGTACTGCATCTAAATCATCTGATATAGATTTAATGATAATTTCAGAAAGCGAGAGAGAAAAAGAATTTGAAAAAATGATGAACATATTAGCTTTAGACATACATCTTGTAACTTTTAATTTTGAAGAATTTTTGTCTATGGCTAAGAATAAGGAATTTAGTGTAGTATCTGAGGCTCTAAAATCTAATATAATACTCTTAGGCATTGAAGACTATTACAGGGTGTTAGAAGATGTTGGATGCTGA
- a CDS encoding tetratricopeptide repeat protein codes for MNQSDILKKKKAQELGKMAWALKNQCQYDHALEYMNQSREIFREIDDRQGEANQIGNIGWVYLEKKEFDKALEHMYESLKMQEKIGIPKEIVIDLNAIGLTLRQKGELDRALEYHEKALSISKANNFKKEIAHELEGIGLVYGEKKNLNKTFKYLESALEINREIEDRQGEANVLANMGLYYLKFGIILEAEKCLKESRHIIDTNNLIYGRDVTQQLLDVINNIKQMQEESSE; via the coding sequence ATGAATCAATCAGATATTTTAAAAAAGAAAAAAGCACAAGAACTAGGTAAAATGGCATGGGCCCTAAAAAATCAATGTCAGTATGATCATGCATTGGAATACATGAATCAATCTCGAGAAATTTTTAGAGAAATTGACGATAGACAAGGTGAAGCAAATCAAATTGGAAACATCGGCTGGGTTTATTTAGAAAAAAAAGAGTTTGATAAAGCATTAGAGCATATGTATGAATCTTTGAAGATGCAGGAAAAAATAGGGATTCCCAAAGAGATAGTTATTGACTTAAATGCTATTGGACTTACATTAAGACAGAAAGGAGAATTGGACCGTGCCCTAGAATACCATGAAAAAGCTTTGAGCATATCTAAAGCTAATAATTTTAAAAAGGAAATAGCACACGAACTGGAAGGTATAGGGCTTGTATATGGTGAGAAAAAAAATTTGAATAAGACGTTTAAATACTTAGAATCCGCTTTGGAGATCAATAGAGAAATCGAAGACAGGCAGGGAGAAGCAAATGTGTTAGCCAACATGGGATTATATTATTTGAAATTTGGAATAATCCTCGAAGCCGAAAAATGTCTGAAAGAGTCTAGGCACATCATTGATACAAATAATTTAATATATGGGCGTGATGTTACACAGCAATTACTCGATGTTATCAATAATATCAAACAAATGCAAGAGGAGAGTAGTGAATAA
- a CDS encoding SIR2 family protein: MAFDELNQLKQIISKEPIALFLGSGISKDSPSSLPTGNELKEKIMEEILNGIKIPESINKDVNNTISELRLEVFLYLLDEWKGRYDWKERMDFIMDSQPNHNHYNIANLFNKKIVELIITTNFDTLIEDSFKPKKTQLFYSDDDFKKIDENKAVPGLYKIHGSICDWDGNKTHDSIIGSITEVANNAYLRLSQNKSDFLRYILENYVVIFLGYSGEDVDIFPIIENSNVKQIIWVLHSQNSSNKTFEFYSDANRREDSPIDKLIKKHLQTIGVYCNTFLSFLSEENFTDNLILIEEYDKSESKTSKDIQLSKSPYSLLSLILRYGNKFESSVQASSLALFEKNLKDVDSFLKSGKLLSSLSYAAELLRDKGISLKELNNLQDALKCLEEAKRLIESQYNALNKDEFSTPNNYFIMMSQIYEDIGLIHLEKKDFDKAYKSLIKAKELSKKLEVPKKTAFLARNYGNLGVICCNCLITNTEKNDSSYFIEKFSEANSFFKKATKLETKVGNLVGLAKTQNNWANLLSYGLEWNKSFQKGISSLVLMDSLEAPFSEEEKENCKIITASSLSAMVPNQKDAEKLLEIFPGPNMKLKTKSKEKIIELYKIYRKIWEASIYMT, translated from the coding sequence ATGGCTTTTGATGAATTAAATCAACTGAAACAAATAATCTCAAAAGAGCCCATAGCTCTTTTTTTAGGATCTGGGATTTCCAAGGATTCTCCATCATCTCTCCCTACAGGGAATGAACTAAAAGAAAAAATAATGGAAGAGATCCTCAATGGGATAAAAATTCCTGAATCTATTAATAAAGATGTTAACAATACCATTTCAGAATTAAGATTAGAAGTTTTTCTTTATTTGTTAGATGAATGGAAGGGGAGGTACGATTGGAAGGAGAGAATGGATTTTATTATGGATTCACAACCAAATCACAACCATTACAATATTGCAAATCTTTTTAATAAGAAAATCGTCGAATTGATTATCACCACAAACTTTGACACACTCATTGAAGATTCTTTTAAACCAAAAAAAACACAGCTATTTTACAGTGATGATGATTTTAAAAAAATAGATGAAAATAAAGCAGTTCCAGGCCTATATAAAATTCACGGAAGTATATGTGATTGGGATGGAAATAAAACTCATGATAGCATTATAGGTTCAATTACAGAAGTTGCTAATAATGCATATCTACGATTATCACAAAACAAGAGTGATTTTTTAAGATATATTCTAGAAAATTATGTAGTTATTTTCTTAGGATACTCCGGGGAAGACGTAGACATTTTTCCTATTATTGAAAATTCTAATGTAAAACAAATAATTTGGGTTTTACACAGTCAAAATAGCAGCAATAAAACATTTGAGTTTTATTCAGATGCTAATAGAAGGGAAGATAGTCCAATTGATAAGTTAATAAAGAAACACCTTCAGACTATCGGTGTCTACTGTAATACATTTCTTTCATTTTTATCTGAAGAAAATTTCACTGACAACTTAATTCTAATTGAAGAATATGATAAAAGTGAATCTAAAACATCTAAAGATATTCAATTAAGTAAATCTCCTTACTCATTACTTAGTTTAATATTACGATATGGGAACAAATTTGAGAGTTCTGTTCAGGCATCTTCGTTAGCATTATTTGAAAAAAACCTTAAGGATGTTGATTCTTTTTTAAAGTCTGGTAAATTATTAAGTTCTTTAAGTTATGCAGCTGAACTGTTGAGAGATAAAGGAATTAGCCTTAAAGAACTTAATAATTTACAAGACGCGTTAAAATGCTTAGAAGAGGCGAAAAGGCTTATTGAATCTCAATATAATGCTTTAAATAAAGATGAGTTTTCTACTCCTAATAATTATTTCATAATGATGTCTCAAATTTATGAAGATATTGGATTAATTCATCTAGAAAAAAAAGATTTTGATAAGGCTTATAAATCGCTCATTAAAGCAAAAGAATTGTCTAAAAAACTAGAAGTTCCTAAAAAAACTGCGTTTCTTGCTAGAAACTATGGTAATTTAGGAGTAATATGTTGTAATTGTTTAATAACAAATACAGAGAAGAATGATTCCAGTTATTTTATTGAAAAATTTAGTGAAGCAAATTCTTTTTTTAAAAAGGCCACAAAACTAGAAACAAAAGTTGGAAATCTCGTTGGACTTGCCAAAACTCAGAATAATTGGGCAAATTTATTATCATATGGTCTTGAATGGAATAAATCATTTCAAAAAGGGATCAGCTCTTTAGTATTAATGGATTCACTTGAAGCACCATTTTCTGAAGAGGAAAAAGAAAATTGTAAGATTATAACTGCAAGTTCATTGAGTGCTATGGTTCCTAACCAAAAAGATGCAGAAAAATTGCTTGAAATCTTTCCAGGACCCAATATGAAATTAAAAACAAAATCTAAAGAAAAAATCATTGAATTATATAAAATTTATAGAAAAATTTGGGAAGCATCTATTTACATGACATAA
- a CDS encoding restriction endonuclease, with amino-acid sequence MEYCDSRKVKWLGTVNRDDLSTSTKNTLGAISTIFEINPDASKGILDALHGIVPVEEIQDEDEELISLKQDILAKSQEFIKDKMLDLDWEEMQELVAGVLRAMDYKTIVSSKGPDRGRDILASPDGLGLSEPRIVVEVKHRKGQMGSPEIRSFTGGLRPGDKGLYVSTGGYSKEAKYEGERSNNPVTLVDADMLVSLIIQYYDNFDTDARSLIPLTKIYWPT; translated from the coding sequence TTGGAATACTGTGATTCTAGGAAAGTAAAATGGTTAGGAACTGTTAATAGAGATGATCTTTCCACATCCACCAAAAATACACTAGGTGCTATTTCTACTATATTTGAAATCAATCCTGACGCTTCTAAAGGAATACTTGACGCTCTCCATGGGATAGTGCCAGTAGAAGAAATTCAGGATGAAGATGAGGAACTAATTAGTTTAAAACAGGATATATTAGCTAAATCTCAGGAATTTATCAAAGATAAAATGTTAGATCTTGACTGGGAAGAAATGCAGGAGTTAGTTGCCGGTGTACTTAGAGCAATGGACTACAAGACCATAGTATCTTCCAAAGGACCAGATCGTGGCCGTGACATTTTAGCTTCACCAGATGGCCTGGGATTAAGTGAACCACGAATAGTAGTTGAAGTAAAACATAGGAAAGGTCAAATGGGGTCTCCAGAGATTCGAAGCTTTACCGGCGGTTTAAGACCTGGTGACAAGGGTCTATATGTATCTACAGGAGGATACAGCAAAGAGGCAAAGTATGAAGGTGAAAGATCTAATAATCCGGTCACACTCGTAGATGCGGACATGTTAGTCAGTCTAATAATTCAATATTATGATAATTTTGATACTGATGCAAGGTCTTTAATTCCTTTGACTAAGATTTATTGGCCAACTTAA
- a CDS encoding DUF262 domain-containing protein, with amino-acid sequence MQKYKTDSIGNMMKLISQNEVYLPAIQRKFVWSYDQIEMLFDSIMRGYPIGTFLFWSVVGATKDDYTFYKFIHNYHERDNYLNEIAPKPDLKDKIIGVLDGQQRLSSMYIALQGTYAYKKKHYRVESDKAYPPREMYLNLFQSTKLEDGLIYEFRFLEEEDGEIIDENQSYFRFKDEKLWFKVKEVLTWGLDPDLDKFYDDLVENPSINTEIVSSIKEMRQQIKKRLRVLHNRLIRDDLINYFELEQQDLDKILDIFVRVNSGGTPLSKSDLLFSTIVARWEEARNEIDSLLKNINQKGDGFSFDNDFIMRACLVLTDSQIVFTVKSFKKANIEKITENWEQIKSSIENMVDLLVEFGINEKNLTSLNATIPIAYYLLKGGQINKRTKHELKIYLIQSLLQKVYGGQGDSVLTSIRDAIRTKGHESYILRNKDFEITDFVNNLELPGNKRFKIDEEDIEDLLETKKGPYTFLILSLLYPNLKYGLNKWHQDHIHPASSFTNAKLKKYGIPEENWKHWQLLKDQLPNLQIMEGSENESKNKTPFNAWLHGKNADCIPNVRDIDKFLLDNYIPLETSLEFEDFENFFEKRKGILRDEIKKRVFLSQSSH; translated from the coding sequence ATGCAAAAATATAAAACTGATTCCATTGGAAACATGATGAAACTGATATCTCAGAACGAAGTTTATCTGCCTGCAATTCAGAGAAAATTTGTTTGGTCATATGATCAGATTGAAATGCTTTTTGATTCTATCATGAGGGGTTATCCGATAGGAACTTTTCTTTTTTGGTCTGTAGTGGGAGCTACAAAGGATGATTATACATTTTACAAATTTATTCACAATTATCATGAACGTGACAATTATTTAAATGAAATAGCACCGAAGCCTGACCTTAAAGATAAAATAATAGGAGTATTAGATGGTCAGCAGAGATTAAGTTCAATGTACATTGCTCTTCAAGGAACTTACGCTTATAAGAAAAAACATTATCGAGTTGAAAGTGATAAGGCATATCCGCCAAGAGAGATGTATCTAAATCTATTTCAATCCACAAAACTCGAAGATGGCCTAATTTACGAATTTAGATTCTTGGAAGAAGAAGATGGCGAAATAATTGATGAAAACCAATCTTACTTCAGATTCAAGGACGAAAAACTATGGTTTAAAGTCAAAGAAGTTTTGACTTGGGGTTTAGATCCTGATTTAGACAAATTTTACGATGATTTAGTGGAGAATCCATCTATCAATACTGAAATCGTTTCTAGCATTAAAGAAATGAGACAACAAATCAAGAAAAGATTGAGGGTGCTTCATAATAGGCTTATCCGAGATGATTTGATTAATTACTTTGAATTAGAACAACAAGACCTTGATAAAATTTTAGATATATTTGTCCGGGTAAACAGTGGAGGCACTCCACTATCTAAATCCGACCTCCTTTTCTCAACTATTGTAGCAAGATGGGAAGAAGCAAGAAATGAAATTGATTCCCTGTTAAAAAATATAAACCAAAAAGGAGACGGATTCAGTTTCGATAATGATTTTATTATGAGAGCATGCCTCGTGCTTACAGACTCACAGATTGTTTTCACAGTTAAAAGTTTCAAAAAAGCAAATATTGAAAAAATTACAGAAAATTGGGAACAAATAAAATCATCAATCGAAAACATGGTAGATTTACTAGTTGAATTTGGTATTAATGAGAAGAATCTTACTTCTTTAAACGCAACAATTCCTATCGCTTATTATCTATTAAAAGGCGGGCAAATAAACAAAAGAACTAAACATGAATTGAAAATTTATTTAATCCAAAGTTTACTTCAGAAAGTCTATGGTGGTCAAGGTGACAGTGTTTTAACAAGCATTAGAGATGCCATACGAACAAAAGGCCATGAATCTTACATTCTAAGAAATAAAGATTTTGAAATCACAGATTTCGTGAATAATCTGGAACTACCCGGGAATAAACGTTTTAAAATTGATGAAGAAGATATAGAAGATTTATTAGAAACTAAAAAAGGACCTTATACCTTCTTAATACTTTCATTATTATATCCAAACTTAAAATATGGACTAAATAAATGGCATCAAGACCATATCCACCCTGCAAGTTCTTTCACTAATGCTAAACTCAAAAAATATGGGATTCCTGAAGAAAATTGGAAACATTGGCAATTATTGAAAGATCAATTACCTAATCTGCAAATAATGGAAGGATCTGAAAACGAAAGCAAAAACAAAACTCCATTCAATGCTTGGTTGCATGGTAAAAATGCAGATTGTATTCCAAACGTCAGAGATATTGATAAATTTTTATTAGATAATTATATTCCATTAGAAACAAGTTTAGAATTTGAAGATTTTGAAAATTTTTTTGAAAAAAGGAAAGGGATTTTAAGAGATGAAATCAAAAAGAGAGTATTTTTATCTCAAAGTAGCCATTAA
- a CDS encoding type I restriction-modification system subunit M, translating into MLDSDLKSKINQLWDKFWSSGISNPLQAIEQMSYLMFMKRLDDDEISREKNVQLSKEEYESIFKDCPDCRWSNWNNMAADEMLGHVRDKVFPFLRDLGGANSLYSRYMKDAVFAIPTGSLLTEATKIIDDMHIKDRNLDTKGDLYEYLLSELKTSGKNGQFRTPRHIIQMMVELLNPKIGETICDPACGTAGFLVNSYRHILKSNTSPDLIKIDDEGIEYNFKGDKLSKEEFKFLKNESLYGYDFDQTMVRISLMNLMMHGISNPYIDQINTISVRYDQRPQYNIVLANPPFKGSINKEELSDDFTINTTKTEILFLELMYNILTIGGRCAVIVPQGVLFGNSKAHKSIRMKLLEECRLDAVISMPSGVFKPYAGVSTGILIFTKGEPTEKVWFYDMEADGYSLDDKRTFIDGKGDISDIIEKFNQKNEEDLEDRKAKCFVVPLDEIKENDYSLSISNYKEIEYEEIEYEPPEVIKKKILDLEEKIIAGLKDLEI; encoded by the coding sequence ATGTTAGACTCAGACCTCAAATCAAAGATTAACCAGTTATGGGATAAGTTCTGGAGCAGTGGAATATCCAATCCCCTGCAGGCCATTGAACAGATGTCCTACTTAATGTTCATGAAACGTTTAGATGATGATGAGATCTCCAGGGAAAAGAATGTACAGCTCAGTAAGGAAGAATATGAATCCATCTTTAAAGACTGTCCTGATTGCAGGTGGTCCAACTGGAATAATATGGCTGCTGATGAGATGCTGGGCCATGTTCGGGATAAAGTATTCCCCTTCTTACGGGATCTGGGTGGTGCGAATTCCCTTTACAGCCGTTACATGAAAGATGCAGTCTTTGCCATTCCTACAGGGAGTCTTCTGACTGAAGCCACCAAAATCATCGACGATATGCACATCAAGGACCGAAATTTGGATACCAAAGGGGATCTCTACGAATACCTCTTATCTGAACTTAAAACCTCCGGTAAAAACGGTCAGTTCCGTACACCCCGACACATCATCCAGATGATGGTGGAACTCTTAAACCCTAAAATAGGTGAAACAATCTGCGACCCGGCATGTGGTACTGCTGGTTTTTTAGTTAATTCTTATCGACATATTCTCAAATCAAATACATCCCCTGATTTAATTAAAATTGATGATGAAGGAATTGAATACAACTTCAAAGGGGATAAATTAAGCAAGGAAGAATTCAAGTTTCTGAAGAATGAGTCACTTTACGGTTATGACTTTGACCAGACAATGGTCCGAATTTCTTTAATGAACCTGATGATGCATGGCATCAGCAACCCTTACATTGATCAAATTAACACTATCTCCGTACGATACGATCAAAGGCCGCAATATAACATTGTTCTTGCTAACCCACCGTTTAAAGGAAGCATTAACAAAGAAGAGTTAAGCGATGATTTCACAATAAACACCACCAAAACAGAAATTCTCTTTTTGGAATTAATGTACAACATTCTAACGATAGGGGGAAGATGTGCAGTTATTGTACCTCAAGGAGTTTTATTTGGAAATTCCAAAGCACATAAATCCATAAGAATGAAACTTTTAGAGGAATGCAGGTTAGATGCAGTGATCTCCATGCCCTCTGGTGTTTTCAAGCCCTACGCAGGGGTATCCACAGGTATCTTAATCTTCACCAAAGGAGAACCAACTGAAAAGGTCTGGTTCTATGACATGGAGGCCGATGGTTATTCTTTAGATGATAAACGGACCTTTATTGATGGTAAAGGGGATATTTCAGATATTATTGAAAAATTCAACCAGAAAAATGAAGAAGATCTGGAAGATAGGAAAGCCAAGTGCTTCGTGGTTCCGCTGGATGAGATTAAAGAGAATGATTACAGTCTCAGCATCTCCAATTACAAGGAAATTGAGTACGAAGAGATTGAATACGAGCCTCCAGAAGTAATTAAAAAGAAGATTTTGGATTTGGAAGAAAAAATTATTGCTGGTTTGAAAGATTTAGAGATTTAA
- a CDS encoding restriction endonuclease subunit S gives MIKEENLNYNWKFVQIKDACELLMGQSPPGSSYNEEGEGMPFLQGKAEFGKTYPHHIKFTTDPKRKTKRGSILMSVRAPVGDVNIANIDYCIGRGLASLNLKNGDNKYLFYLLNYLKPKIEESGTGSTFKAITKSGLEKIKIPVPPIETQKKIVEILEKGEKLKEWRAEADELIDDYLKSLFAHMFFDKEKNKDWEVKSLSEICEINPKKSEINDLPSSTEITFLGMEDVGEKGEIFNHKIKNLGDVIKGYTYFRKNDVLFAKITPCMENGKGTIARIDTKIGFGSTEFHVLRPKEVNSEWIYQLLSLDSIRDNAENMMTGSAGQKRVSKRFFDKLEVSIPPLELQNQFAQIVQQVEPLKACQSQSKQEIDNLFNTLMQKAFKGELVC, from the coding sequence ATGATTAAAGAAGAAAATTTAAATTACAATTGGAAATTTGTTCAAATTAAGGATGCTTGTGAATTGTTGATGGGCCAATCACCTCCTGGATCTTCTTATAATGAAGAAGGAGAAGGAATGCCTTTTTTACAGGGAAAAGCAGAGTTTGGAAAAACATATCCTCACCATATAAAATTCACTACTGATCCTAAAAGGAAGACAAAAAGAGGGAGCATACTAATGTCTGTTAGGGCTCCTGTTGGTGATGTAAACATTGCCAATATAGATTATTGTATTGGAAGAGGTTTAGCTTCATTAAATCTAAAAAATGGTGATAATAAATATTTATTTTACTTATTAAATTATTTAAAGCCTAAAATTGAAGAATCAGGAACAGGATCAACTTTTAAGGCAATTACTAAATCTGGATTAGAAAAAATCAAAATCCCTGTTCCCCCCATCGAAACCCAAAAGAAAATAGTTGAAATTCTGGAAAAGGGCGAAAAACTGAAAGAATGGCGGGCAGAAGCTGATGAATTGATTGATGATTATTTAAAGAGTTTATTCGCTCATATGTTCTTTGATAAAGAGAAAAATAAAGATTGGGAAGTTAAATCTCTTTCAGAAATATGTGAAATCAATCCTAAAAAATCGGAAATCAATGATTTACCTTCAAGCACAGAAATTACTTTTTTAGGTATGGAAGATGTTGGAGAAAAAGGAGAAATATTTAATCATAAAATAAAGAATTTAGGTGATGTTATTAAAGGTTACACCTACTTTAGGAAAAATGATGTTTTATTTGCAAAAATTACTCCTTGTATGGAAAATGGAAAGGGTACTATAGCTCGTATTGATACTAAAATTGGCTTCGGTTCGACCGAATTTCATGTTTTAAGGCCTAAAGAAGTAAATTCTGAGTGGATATATCAGTTATTGTCGTTAGATTCTATCCGAGATAATGCTGAAAATATGATGACTGGTAGTGCGGGACAAAAAAGGGTATCTAAAAGATTTTTTGATAAATTAGAGGTTTCAATACCTCCATTAGAACTCCAAAATCAATTCGCCCAAATCGTCCAACAAGTGGAACCCCTAAAAGCTTGCCAATCCCAATCCAAACAAGAAATAGACAATCTATTCAACACCCTAATGCAAAAGGCATTCAAAGGAGAACTCGTATGTTAG